The Setaria viridis chromosome 6, Setaria_viridis_v4.0, whole genome shotgun sequence genome contains a region encoding:
- the LOC117861059 gene encoding succinate dehydrogenase subunit 6, mitochondrial — protein MGIGEHFEGVKQHWARNLAFLDYFKKVYGRAEPLPKWSDADVEEFIASDPVYGPQLKVLRESRKFALGGALVGAAHLGGVAFKYSKAPHGVLLATGFGAITGAVLGAEVAEHWYQLYKVDKQGANLRFIYWWEDKVSGQKS, from the exons atggggatcGGGGAGCATTTCGAGGGCGTGAAGCAGCACTGGGCGCGCAACCTCGCCTTCCTCGACTACTTCAAGAAGGTCTACGGCCGCGCCGAGCCCCTCCCCAAGTGGTCCGACGCCGACGTCGAGGAGTTCATCGCCTCCGACCCCGTCTACGGGCCCCAG CTCAAGGTCCTACGGGAGTCGAGGAAGTTCGCGCTCGGCGGGgccctcgtcggcgccgcccaCCTCGGCGGCgtggcgttcaagtactccaaGGCGCCGCACG GCGTCTTGCTGGCGACCGGGTTCGGGGCGATCACCGGTGCCGTGCTGGGAGCCGAGGTGGCGGAGCACTGGTACCAGCTCTACAAGGTGGACAAGCAGGGGGCCAACCTCAGGTTCATCTACTGGTGGGAGGACAAGGTCTCAG GTCAGAAGAGCTGA
- the LOC117859570 gene encoding uncharacterized protein: MVAWWRRKVVPRARRAWAAVAARLRARKPGSGGILKLHEDVQTCGYKDVQVMFDMLTSELEAAAQAQKPPPSPPRKQAPPPVWPGRSSSTIAAAQ, from the exons ATGGTGGCGTGGTGGCGGAGGAAGGTGgtgccccgcgcgcgccgcgcctgggccgccgtcgccgcgcggcTCCGCGCGCGCAAGCCCG GCAGTGGCGGCATCCTGAAGCTCCACGAGGACGTGCAGACCTGCGGGTACAAGGACGTCCAGGTCATGTTCGACATGCTGACCTCGGAGCTCGAGGCAGCAGCTCAAGCCCAGAAgccaccgccgtctccgccgcgcAAACAGGCGCCACCGCCTGTGTGGCCTGGCCGGTCCTCGTCGACGATCGCAGCTGCACAGTAG